The DNA sequence TTCGCATTGCACTCCGCGATCTGGCGCTACCCTGCCGAGATCAGCATGTCACCATTACCGCCAGCTATGGTGTGGCCGCGCTGACCGAGGGGGTGACCAAGGCCGGCGATCTGCTAGATAACGCCGATGGTGCAATGCGGATTGCCAAACATACCGGCCGCGACCGCGTGGTGAGGTTCAGTGAGATATCCGGCGCCGATGGCGAAGCCGTGCTGGTGGGCGATTTCCGGACTCGGCTCAAGTGCGTTTCGGCGCGAGACGTCATGACGACGCCGGTTGCCTGCCTGACGAGCGACCAGCCCATAGGGGATGCCATCCATTTGTTCCTGCGCAGTCGCATTAGCTCTGCGCCGGTCGTAGCGAGTGATGGCCAATTGGTTGGCATCGTCTCGGAAAAGGACCTGCTTGCCGCGCCCGGGCGGGCCGACGTCTGGCGCGCTCCGGTGAGCGAAGTCATGAAGACGAACGTCGTCTGCTACGACGAAGAAACGCCGGCGATTACGCTTTTCGACTTTCTCTGCCGCGTGACCATTCGCCGCCTGGTGATCGTCAAGCAGGGCGTGCCCACGGGCGTGGTCAGCAGAGCAGGTCTGCTGCGCTGGCTGACCAACGCCCAGACGACGGCCCTTGCAACTGCGGGATCTGCAAGCGATGCAGCGCAGTTACAGCGGATCATCTGTGGGTTGCGGCAGCATATCGCCGCACTCGAAGCCGACATTAGCGCGGCCGGCAGCAGCGTGTCCCTAGTGTCTAGCGCGACGAAAATCCAGGAACTGACGGCCGAGCTCTTGGCGTGCGCCGCGGAGCCGCACGGTGCCGCTGAAACGCCAACCACTTCGATGGCACCGCCGCCGCTAACGGCGGAGCAGTCGTCGCCGGACACGGATCACATGCTGCCCGTCACGTGAACGGTTGCCTTTGCGGCGCCCCGCCAGGGGAACCGCCCCGTGGGCGATTAGTGGTAGAAGGTGTCGCGGCTATCGACTTCGACCGTGTCGAGAAAAGCCGTGATCGGGTAACGCTGCATGCCCCCTTTGTGGACATAGTCCATGATCGCCTCGGCAACCTCGAGTGTGGTGATCATCTCGATCCGCACGCACGACCGATCGGGACTGCTGAACATGTCCTCGACCTGGCCGTGCTCGCCTTTGCCGAAGCAGTACATGCCGTTGTAACCCTTGGCGCCCAGCTCGACGAATTTCGAGAGGAGCTCCTTGAGGAGCATACTCTCGGCAATGACGACGACACGTTTGGTCTCGATTAACTTCGCCATGATCTGTCGTCTCCTACGGGTGCCCGAGTCGTGACCGGCTCTCTATACGTTCCACGTGTCTTACGTTGATCCGGTGAGTACATTCTCAGCGGTAATTAAGCACAGCAGCACAACCCGCAATTACGCGGGTGGTAATCCATCCCCCGCGCGTTTAGGTGGCAATAAGCGGAAAAGAGTCCATGACTTTTTTGGCGATCAGCATATAAACCGGAATTCCGATCGTTACGTTGTAAGAGAAAGTGCATCCCAACGAGGCCGCCAGCGGCAGCGTGGGGCTGGCCTCGGGAATCGCCAAGCGTTGCACCGCGGGTACGGCAATGTATGACGCAGCACCACACAAGACTGCGAACAACGTGTACGTGCCAAGTTCGAAGGGCTGGCCCAGGAACATGCTGTAGCCGTGGGCAATGAAAATGCCAGCTGTCGCGAACACATTCGGCGCGATGATGGCAAAGAGGATGAACGGCCAGCCAGCGGTTTTGAGATCGATCAGCCGCTTGCAAGCCGTCATGCCCATTTCCAGCAAAAACAGGCACAGCGCGCCCTGAAACAGTTGGACGAAAAGCGCATCATCTTGAACCGTGACTTTCTCGCCTTGCAAACGGCTGATAAAACCGATGAGGATGCCGCCGAACAGCAAAAACAGCCCAGGGTTCAGAAACACCTCGTGCAGCAGCGACCAGTTGATGAACGAGGCGAAGCTGCCATTGGTCTTTTGGGATTTTGAGTGGCCCACGGCGGCATGCGCGGCGCTAGTGCCAGGCGACTCGTGTTTGTTGTCATTCTCTCCCTCGGCGGCAATGTCTGGCAACGGATGGAGACCATAACCCGCTTCGCCCGGCATGTTGCCGCGGGCATCCATTCCGGCGCGCCGCAGTCGCGAGACCAGAAACAGCGCGACCAGGCATCCAGGGATCTCCATGACGGCCAGCATGACCGGCATATACGCGGCGGCTCCGATCTTGGCTATCTCCAGCACGCCCTGGCAAGTGACAAACGTACCGGCCGAATCCGAACCGTAATATCCGGCCACCGTGGCCGCGTCGACCTGTCGCAGCTTGGTGAAATTTCGCAGGACGAGGTAGGCGACGACGCCAATGATAAAATTGGTGATGAATCCAATGAGCATGAATCCGCCGGCGTGTAGAAATTCGGATCCAGATAGTTCCGCCAGTTCCTCTCCCCCTTTCCATCCAATGGAAATGAGCAGGTACATTGTCAGGCCCTGGTAGAGGACGTGCGGAAACTCGAAGGGAACCTTCAAGATCGGCACGCTGAAGCCCATGTAGAAGAACAGCAACAACGGCTTGAAAAGGTTGTGCGTAAAGTTCTCCCAGAACTCTTCTAGCATCGGCGGCATGGCGAAACCTTAATGTGGGGCGGGCCAAGGCTGCTCGTAGATGGCGATCATTCTGGAATCTGCGAGCAGTACCCGAGACGGTAAACGGAGTGGACGATTTCTAATCTACAGCCACTGGCTGGGTTGCAGGGCTTAGAAATTCCCGTTCGGCGACGAAGCAGAAGGTGGTACGCGTAACGTGTGGTGCGCGAATGGGTTAGATTGTGACAAACACGGCAACTGTCGTCGACAAAGACAAGCTCAACAAAGG is a window from the Pirellulales bacterium genome containing:
- a CDS encoding sodium-dependent bicarbonate transport family permease, which produces MPPMLEEFWENFTHNLFKPLLLFFYMGFSVPILKVPFEFPHVLYQGLTMYLLISIGWKGGEELAELSGSEFLHAGGFMLIGFITNFIIGVVAYLVLRNFTKLRQVDAATVAGYYGSDSAGTFVTCQGVLEIAKIGAAAYMPVMLAVMEIPGCLVALFLVSRLRRAGMDARGNMPGEAGYGLHPLPDIAAEGENDNKHESPGTSAAHAAVGHSKSQKTNGSFASFINWSLLHEVFLNPGLFLLFGGILIGFISRLQGEKVTVQDDALFVQLFQGALCLFLLEMGMTACKRLIDLKTAGWPFILFAIIAPNVFATAGIFIAHGYSMFLGQPFELGTYTLFAVLCGAASYIAVPAVQRLAIPEASPTLPLAASLGCTFSYNVTIGIPVYMLIAKKVMDSFPLIAT
- a CDS encoding diguanylate cyclase encodes the protein MLHRKVLIADDDPDIRRLVAHWLEAAGYDVRHAVDGREALEAAHRDCPHFLITDWDMPGLDGIELCRCIREETFPHYIYTVLLTAHHKVADMILALETGADDLLTKPIVAAELLARLRAGARVIELENQLVRLAGTDPLTAVPNRWVFFEHFERELARARRYDLPLSCVLCDIDFFKTFNDTHGHIVGDIILKAFAQVLNAQCRASDYLCRYGGEEFCILLPDTDEAAAMAWAERIRIALRDLALPCRDQHVTITASYGVAALTEGVTKAGDLLDNADGAMRIAKHTGRDRVVRFSEISGADGEAVLVGDFRTRLKCVSARDVMTTPVACLTSDQPIGDAIHLFLRSRISSAPVVASDGQLVGIVSEKDLLAAPGRADVWRAPVSEVMKTNVVCYDEETPAITLFDFLCRVTIRRLVIVKQGVPTGVVSRAGLLRWLTNAQTTALATAGSASDAAQLQRIICGLRQHIAALEADISAAGSSVSLVSSATKIQELTAELLACAAEPHGAAETPTTSMAPPPLTAEQSSPDTDHMLPVT